The proteins below come from a single Rosa rugosa chromosome 2, drRosRugo1.1, whole genome shotgun sequence genomic window:
- the LOC133734114 gene encoding uncharacterized protein LOC133734114 — protein MSEIRNSVFRKHKTAAARYDNTPSYLKPEIWTPMVDEWLKETWQEKSERNAINRDKSTMVHTTGSVPMAKYIKEEIDKTGVEPSPIEMFRRFHISKPKDGKPEHWQSEKAKDLYECMELQKRIEETLGGDGEDELDDWDIYKEVVGGSKHGKIRGLGDGMEPPEDVCGSSSSQTCNKRVCLERDKEFGQLEQQVHTLTDMVADLKHVLQAFMANSSSHSQFARESPFSPASTNGDSETHAS, from the exons ATGAGTGAAATTCGGAATAGTGTTTTCCGCAAACACAAGACTGCTGCAGCTCGATATGACAACACTCCGTCGTATTTGAAGCCAGAAATATGGACACCAATGGTTGATGAATGGCTAAAAGAAACGTGGCAG GAGAAGAGTGAGCGGAATGCAATTAATCGTGACAAATCAACTATGGTGCATACAACGGGTTCAGTTCCAATGGCGAAGTACATAAAAGAGGAG ATTGATAAGACTGGAGTTGAACCGAGTCCAATAGAGATGTTTAGAAGGTTTCATATTTCTAAGCCTAAAGATGGAAAACCGGAACATTGGCAGAGTGAGAAGGCAAAGGATCTTTAT GAATGTATGGAATTGCAAAAACGTATAgaggagactttgggtggtgaTGGCGAAGACGAATTGGATGATTGGGACATATACAAGGAGGTGGTTGGTGGGTCTAAACATGGCAAAATTCGTGGCTTAGGTGACGGAATGGAACCACCTGAAGATGTGTGCGGTTCGAGTAGCAGCCAAACTTGCAATAAGCGCGTGTGTTTGGAACGTGACAAAGAGTTTGGACAATTGGAACAACAAGTTCATACTCTTACGGATATGGTGGCTGATTTGAAACACGTCCTTCAAGCTTTCATGGCAAATAGTTCAAGTCATTCTCAATTTGCGAGAGAATCACCGTTTTCA CCTGCTTCTACTAATGGAGATTCTGAAACACATGCATCTTGA